The following DNA comes from Lemur catta isolate mLemCat1 chromosome 8, mLemCat1.pri, whole genome shotgun sequence.
TTTCTGGGACTTCAACCATATGTTGTTTTTTCACACTTTAACCTCTGTGGCTCTtagcatttattctttattttccatgcttttgtctttttgtgctttgTTCTCAATAGTTTCTTTTACTCAAATGTGTCTAACCTAAGATTTAATTTCAACTACTCATTTTTCACTTATAGATTAAATTTGGTAAGACTTTCAAGTCTGTTATTTTCTATAGTTCCAAAACCTCTCAATCTTATCTTTTATCTTCTTGAACATGGTAAACATACTTATTCTAAAGTCTATTTCTGATCATTCTAATAGACCTTAAGAGcctgtttctgttgtttattgttTCTGCTATTAAATAGTTCTCAATTGTATTGTCATGTCTCCTTGGgtacctggttaatttttattgtgtGCTGGACATTGTATCTGAAAATGTTTATGGAAATAATCTGATGGCTAGGATAATATTATTCTACTGCATAGTGTATTTATGTTCCTTCAAGCAGGGAAGACACTGAGACACTAGCACTTATGAATAAACATAATCAAATTCTGGGGATTGAGATGACATGAAACATAGTTCCTGTGAGGACTGATCTATTTCCTGTTCACCAGTGTTTCCAGGGTTCAGCCCTTTGGGGTTAATGGGAAGTGGTTTACCATGATTACTCCCCCCTTGCAGGTCTTGGAATCCAACTTTTACCATTCTCCCTCCATGAGGCTATTAAAAGTACTGCTCAGACTCTTGGTTTCTCTTCTTTACTTGGCAAATGTCTCCAGGGAAAAAGTCACTATAAATCGGAAGCTTACCTTTCTGGATTTTCATCTCCTCCTACATATTGGCATGaaagtcttattttatttgatctttgatGTCgtcaagcaatttttttttaagtttagtttGGTTTGCTTTGGTATTCATGTTGTCCTCAGCAGAAGAAATGGTCCAAATTACTTGACTCCTAATTCCCGGAGGTAGAAGTTGATCTAGTTGCTAGGCATTTTAAATGCCATCAGCTAAAGATAAATACAGGTGCCAAGGGCATGGTCAGAGGAGGTGGGTGCTGTGGTGGGCCAGGCACGATCTGACAAAATCAAAGCTGCAGGAAAATGATCAGTGAGGTACAGAGAGATGGAAGGATCTTGGATTTGATTGACAATGCTTGGCAAGAAGACAAGCTACCTTATGAAGATGTTGTGATGCCACTGAATGAGCTTCCCGAACCTGAACAAGCCAACGGTGGCACTACAGAATCTGTCAAAGAGCAAGAAATGAAGTGGACAGACTTAGCCTTGCAGTACCTCCATGAGAATGCTCCCCCAGTTGGAAACTGACACGTGGCTCCTTTCTTATggatgcatttttataaaatacatagatacaaaatgttttcttttagtccTCTAATTCAAATCTTTGAGTAGTAAATCAACACTCAAAAATGTATAACCAGTTAGTTTACAGTAGCAAAGTGTGATCTGAAAATATTCACCAGAATGAGAAACTAAGATTTCTCAGTAATGTACAATATTTGACTCTTTAAACCTAAAACTCTTCATTCAGTAGCTTGTTTAAACGTGATTGGTTAAACATTTGCCTTTAACTCTGATTTCGCTTTACTGTCAAAGTTTAACACCTCCCACCTACTTATATGTGTCCTGTGACACAGGTGATTGAAGATAggagaagaaaaggcaaagaggaaGCCAGACAGAAGGAGAATTATTAACTTCTCATACCCCCACTTTGAGAAGCATTCTGAGTGGATTTAGCCTGTAGATGTTATGGATCTATAGATATCCCATTCACTGATTACTGGGATTCCTAAGATTCTCCATGGTATTTTCAAACTTTTGtaaatttacagattaaaaaGTTATCtgacagttaaaaataaataaataaagataaatacataagTTTTAGAGACTGCTAACCATCATCTCATCTCCAATCTAACACACTTCCCAGGAGACTCCCAATTACTCAGGAATGCAAGCCAATTGAAGACAAATCAAGGACTTTGGCTCTGCTCTAGAATGGACAAATTGGAAATAGAATATCAGTTCTCATGATCACTGTGAAATTGGATATTCTACAGTCTGTGCatacttatatatacacacacatatacacatgtatatgtaggtatgtgtgtgtatatatatgtgaatgGCATCCTTTAAGCTAAAATTTGCCTCTAGCAAACACTTTGCGTAGGTGTTTGCCTCACATATTGGTTACTAAGTTTATGGagtcttcatctctaaaaatctTAAATAGGAGAGATTTGCATCTATTCAAATGGTTTTAGGAGGAGTCTTGCCTGAGaggtaaaaggaaatgaaaagaattttaaaaatcctttcttaaaggatttactttaaaaaaaagactttaaaaatagagagaatTTTGTTTCTGAATGTTCAGTGTTTCTGAATGTGAAGGCTACATATTTATTGTAAAGATGTCTATTCTTTTCAATTAATGTGTAGatctaatataattaaatataatttaaaaataattgcaattaCGTCACAATAGATTAAGGGAagtttctatttaaagaaatattcaagcTAATATAAgacaaaggaatgataaaattaatatattaccATTCACATTCATCAGGAACTAAAGGatctatttattgagcatcaatgGCTGCTTATATCCCAATAAAAGAATTAATCAGATATGGGTCGTCTCTTGGTAGAACTATACAATGCCACCCATGAAGAAGTCTAGCTAAAAAATATAGAACCTGAATCTTATTAAGTCTCCAATCAAAATACTAGTTTATAGGATACAAATGACATTGTTCAAGTTAACAATCTCagagagaactttttttttttctgaaaaattatacatttaatccCAGAGAAGGGTTCTGATCCTGCTTGGGTCATGTACCTATAACTTCAACCAATTTCTTGGAACAAGGGGTAAAAGCGCTGTAATTGGTAGTTGACCTTCATGTGTGCATTCCTACAGCCAGTACTGGTGGTGGCAAAATGATTGGAAGCTACATCAGAACTTGGTGGAAAGTGGAAGAACAGTTCCTTAAAGAATATAAGGAAGAAAACATGAGATATGTACCACAAACAATATGGTGGAGACACAGgaatttttttacaaataatactTCATTATATGTGAAAGTAGGGAAAGAGAGAATTATTCAATGGATTATCTGGGATAGTTGCTTagcagtttgaaaaaaaaatattacttctgACACAGCACCAAAATGAACTCTGGGGACCAGAGTTAATAGTGGAAACCATTAAACCAAAATAAtctgaaaggaaatatttcttaatatttttctgaactctcaataggaaatttttaaaaacccagaaaacattgtgttcttttcttctcttaaattatttaaaagctattacataattgtatatatgtgtgtatatatattttttgtaagtgtatatgtaaaatgtataaatataatgcatatttaattgtatgcatatatgtaaagtgtgtgtgtaaaatatatcATGAGGTctataacatataaaaatgtaatatacttGCCAATATTCCTTATGGCAAAAAATCCTCtattaaaaactagaaaactatATCCAGCagcatataaaaaggattataaaccATGACCAAgagggatttatcccaggaatgcaaagttggttcAACATGTGAAAATCAGTCATATAGTAcaccatataaatagaataaatggaaaaaacacaCCATCAtctcaataaacacagaaaaataatttcacaaaatcCAATGccatttcatgattaaaaacatCCAACAAACTAGTAGAAGGAAATTTCCTTAACCTTATAAGGGCATTTATAAAAAATCCATAGCTagtatacttaatggtgaaagactagatGCTTTTCCCATAAGATTAATAACAAGGCAAGGTTATTCACTCTagccacttttattcaacattgtactgaagaTTCTAAACAGGgcagatgggaaaaaaatgaaactaactCTATTTTCAAATGACAAGATATTGCATAtagaaagtcatttaaatttcactaaaaaactattagatctaataaatgaattcagcaagtTTTCAGAATATAAcaccaatatacaaaaatcaattgtatttctttacACTTtcaataaacaatctgaaaatgaaattaagaaaaccatttcattacaacagcatcaaaaagaataaagtacttaggaatgaatttaataaaaagaaatgaaaaccttatattctgaaaactacaaaactttttgaaagaaattaaagaagatttaaataaatggaaagacacccCATATTCATTGATCAGGAaacttaacattgttaagatggtgctatggtttggatgttctTTGTTCCCTCTAAGatgcattttgaaatttgatctcAAAAgtggcagtgttgagaggtggggcctaggggaaggtgtttgggtcctggggacagatccctcatgaaaagattaatgccctcccttggGTGTGAGTGAATTCTCACTCTCCCAGAAATGAATTAGTTCCCACAGAGCAGGCTGTTAAAAAGGGTTTGGCTTCCTTGGTTTCTTTCTTGCTTcatctcttgccatgtgatctctttATATACACCTGCTCCCCTTTCTAAACTTTCTGCCATAAGTTGAAGCAgcatgaggccctcaccagatcaGCTGTACAATCTTAAactttccagccaccagaatcttttctttataatctacccagtattctgttatagcaacactaacGAGACTAAGACAAATAGGAATAatctccaaattgatctacagatttaacaCAGTTACTCTCAGAATCTAATCtggtattttttaagaaattaacaaactgatcctaaaatttgtatggaaactCAAGGGACCCAGaacagctaaaacaatcttgaaaactaacaaagttggaagactcaattcctaatttcaaaacttactacaaagcaacaataatcaagaaaatgtggTGCTGGCATAAGGAAAGACATATAtgtcaatggaataaaattgagaataTACTCTAAACCCTCACATTTACAGTTAATTGATATCCTTCAAGGATGACAAAACAGCTTAATGGGGAAAGAGTAGTCTTTTCaacaatgttggaaaaactgtaTAGCCACAGACAAAAGAATGATtctggacccctacctcacaccatatacaaaattaactcaaaatgggtcaaatACCTAAATATAAGGCCACAATTAtgaaatgtaagagctaaaattgtTCTAATCATAGATGAAAAGATAGGAATAAATCTTCATCTTCAGCagttttcttagatatgacaccaaaagtgtgagccacaacaacaaaaatagataaattggatttcctcaaaattaaatacatttgtgtGTCAAAGGACACTCTCAtggaagtgaaaagacaactcacagaatagaaaatattagcaatttaTATATTGGACAatgtatctagaatacataaaatactcctacaactaaataataaaaagttaagtaacccaattaaaaaatgggcaaaagatcttaATCTCCAAAAAtcatatacaaatggccaaaacagATAAGtcttcagggaaatgtaaatcaaaatccTAATGACATATCACCTCATTCTCACTAGAATGGCTGTAATCAAAAAAGACAGATAACtacaagtgttggcgaggatgtggagaaatcagaactctCATAacctgctggtgagaatgtaatgGTTcagttactttggaaaacagtctggttcAAAAGTTATaacgcactctgggaggccgaggctggtggattgtttgagctcaggagctcgagaccagcctgagcaagagcgagacctcatctctactaaaaatacaaagaaattatatggacagctaaaaatatatatagaaaaattagccaggtattgtgacgcatgcctgtagtcccagctactcgggaggctgaggcaggaggatcgcttgagcccaggagagtgaggttgctgtgagctagactgaaccatggcactctagccagggcaacagagtgagactctgtctcaaaaaaaaaaaaaaaaagttatcagggagcaattccactcctgactatatacccaagagaactgaaaacatttgtccacacaaaaacttgtacctgaatgtttatagcattaattttcataacagccaaaagatagaaacaacctaaatgcccatcaactaatgaatgaaaaaacaaaatgtggtatatccatacaatggaatattatttggctattaaaaacaatactggtgcatgttacaacatggatgaactttaaaaaccttacactaagtgaaagataTCAGTCACAAGAATGATTATCAATAATCAtaaattatatgattccatttatatgaaatgtccagaataggcaaatctattgagacagaaagtagattaatggttacCTAAGGTGACAGCAAGGGGTGGGAAGATTGACAGGTGAAAGATAAAGGGTATAGAggtttttggggtgatgaaaatgattgtggtgatggttgtgtaTACCTGTGATACACTAAAAACCATtcagttgtacactttaaatatatggaTTATATGTGAGtgtatcttaataaagctgttacaaaaaaaatttttttctttttgagagagattctcaccctgtcacccaggctagagtgcggtggtgtcatcatagctcactgccacctcaaactcctgggctcaagcaatcctcttgcctcggtctccctagtagctgggattacaggcatgtgccaccacacctggctaattttttctatttttggtagagatggggtctcgctcttgctcaggctggtctgaaactcctgacctcaagtgatcctcccatctcagcctcccagagtgcgaggattacaggtgtgagccgccatgcctagccactaaaaaaattttgatgCTAAATGGTGGGCCTTTTTCATACTGATATACCATTGTCAGATCAATAGATTTTGTGCACAAGGTGATAATGGTAAATGTAGTATGACTTGAAAGTTAGTAGAAATAAAGCAAAAGCTGGGAGGAAAAGATGACTGAGTCTGTACTTGGGATTACACTTAATACATGcaatttcagtaaaaaaaaaaagagctttaaCTTACTTTATTGCCTACATACTTAGTGATAGAAAATGAGTTGGTGACTTTTGCTACTTACTTACAAGTTAGTTTAGCTGAATGTATCATGAGAACcttaatacagaaaataaaatattcccagAGGTTTGGAAACATATTATGTGCCTCTAATTACTAGGGTCAAAACAAACATGTAGGTATGAACACTGAGAACCATCCTCCTAGTAATGCATTATTTGTTCTAAGCTAGCTATAAAGCTAGCATAGAATACTGAAACTTATGTTTTCAATAGTATGACCTGCTGTGGATAGGTCAAATCATAAGCCttgtatttcttgtttttaatgcaATATAAAAATGGACATAAATGCATGTTTGAAAATGATAGATGGTTTAACTTTGATTCATTGGTTGgtgtatattatgaaataaatatggaACTTCAGGATTACTTTTTGTGATAAATGATCCTGGTCTGATTTTTCACATCCTGCTGTGTGTCGTaggtttgatattttaaaataaaattgcaaaatggAAACCAATTCACTTACCATttgaagaatataaatatatatggaagaAAGTAACTTGATCTAGGAGCCAGAACAGAAGACAAGCTATACAGGGACTTAGAGTCTATATCCAGGATTCCTCAATCTATCAGGAATAATCTCTTTGTAGGGACCCGAACTGAAATTCTCCTTTAAGGTCTTAGTGTATCATCATGTGTACATGCCACTACAATCATTATCTAATGTCAGGATGAGGTTTCTTCATAGAAGAGAATTTGGATATATTTTGGTTAATGAAAACCAGGCATTATTATCACTGAGAATACTGGTGATACatgattaaacataaaatattgccAAAAAGTTTGCAAAACAATAGTTCCTGGAGATTTTATTATACTCCCACTCCATTTTATAactccattattatttttatttctaggtatCTACTATTTTTTatgctgttataaatattatttataaatttttttatttttaaatcatttgctgATGGGTTATACAAATGCAATAtataagctgggcacagtggctcatgcctgtaattctagcactttgggaggccaaggcaggaggatcacttaagaccaggagtttgagactggcctgagcaacatGGAGAGACTCAATCTCTAcgacaaatgagaaaaattagctgggcatggtggcacgtgcctccagtcccagctactcaggaggctgaggcaagaggattgtttgagcctgggagttagAGATTACAATGCCACCAATGAGGTGCTGtcatcatgctactgcactccagcctgggtgacagagagagaccttgtctccaaaaaataaaaataaaaataagaagttttttaaaattaaaaaaaataataccccatctctaccaaaaatagaaaaaatcagccaggtgtgttggtgcacacctatagtcccagttacttgggaggctgaggcaggaggatcatttgagcccaggagtttgaggttgcagtgagctatgacgatatttaatttgctcttcctttttagCTTATTAGGTCATTGATTTtagacctttttttcttttctaatataagtatTGAATGCTATTAATTAGGTTAAGGTGGTTAACAGTGGTTTTGAAATCATTAtctccactgatttttttttctagttctatcAATTTTTGAGGGAGAAATGTTGAAGTTTCCAACTAAAATGGTGGgatttctatttctcccttcaattttgTCAACTTTATTTATGAATTACTCTATGCTAGATTGCTTGACATTGTTCAAAGATCCCTGTGGTGCTCTTTCATTTTCaatccttttttctgtttttcagactGAATAATTTTCATTGATCTATCTTTACATTCTCTGTGTCTTTCCTCTGTCATTTCCATTCTGCTATTAAGCCCATccactgaaattttatttcagatattaaatTCTTCAGTTCTGGAATaaccattttgttcttttttttgtatattttctgcacatgtttctctgctgagatttcccttcctttcactataatcatattttcctttacctCATTGAGCATAGTTACAATAGCAGCTTTAAAGTCTGTCCATATTTCCAACATCTGGGTCAGCTGGGGTCAatctttgttgattgtttttttcccttaagagtATGTTACACTTTGCAAATTTATTGAATGTCAAGAAATTTGGATTGTATCCTGTATGTTATAAGTGTCATGTTATGGATTATGGACTCTAGATTCTTTCATATTTAGCCACAGAGTATTGAGAgtaggtttttgtttatttttttgtttgtttttgttttgttttatttaagcaGGATACTGATTAGTTAGACTAAAACTGCAAACTCTTTCTTGCATGGGTGAAGGCTCAAACCTCAGTTCAGATCTTTTATTTTAGATGGACTTCTTGCAGTCTGCCCTATTATGTACTATTCAGAGGTCAGCCTTGGGTAGAGTTTATACTTAAGAATTTGGGGTTTCCCTTCTAAGGCTCTCTCCCTTCTGAGATTTCTGTCTCACTCTCTGGAAGTCCTTGTTACCCCAGGTTCTGTCCTCTGGTTGTTTGACTTTGTGTCAGATTTTAGCTGATCACAGTATGTTTCATCTGCTGTCTACCCCTGGAGCCACACTACAGAAAAACAGCAAACTCACCCCATACTGGTCACATCTTCCAAGTTTTCTCTCTAAAATTTGCTGCTTTTTGTTCACTCTCCGGAGCTCTCAGGtaattggtttttatattttatctgagAGAATTTTGCCCTGTTAGGAATTTATACCTCCAAGCTGGGAGAGAAACTTTTCTATATCTTAagtttcaaagtaatttttttttttttttggagacaagttctccctctgttacccaggctggagtgcagtggcccattcatagctcactgtaacctgaaattcctgggctcaagggatcttcctgcctcagcctcccaagtacctaggactacaggcacacagcaCCACACTCAgccaatttttaaacaaaattttttgtagaaacagggtctcactatgttgcccagactggtctcaaactcctggcctcaagtgatcctcctgcctcagcctcccaaagtgctggcattataaCCATAAACCACTGGGTACCTGGcctcaaaatcatattttaagaagaaattttagcTGAATAGACATTTAAAACTTAGTGACAATTGATGTAAATAAATATGCCCTGGTATACCACTACACATTTATTGATGAGAGGGTAAAAGAGCTTTCTTCCATTATTGTGGCTATGTCATAGCCCGGCTAACCTGCTCATGATCTTTTTAGGGTTGCTCCTAAAGGCAAGAAAGATTGTGAATAAACTCAAGGTCATTTTGTCA
Coding sequences within:
- the LOC123643661 gene encoding anaphase-promoting complex subunit 13-like, yielding MISEVQRDGRILDLIDNAWQEDKLPYEDVVMPLNELPEPEQANGGTTESVKEQEMKWTDLALQYLHENAPPVGN